TGAAGACACCAAGCAATGACCTCATTGCGCACCAATGATATGAGCTGTGTTTCGTTGATTGATTGTATTTTTTTGGCCCAATGACCACTGATCGTCTTGGtcgatagccaatgagctgaggtAAACGGCAAAATGTTAAATGGTTATATGTTGGAAGATCAGCCTTCGTAGTAAACGCGAGCGACAATGACAAGAATCGTCCAAGCTAACAGGGGGGggacaaacaggcaaataacggcgcagtacaacaatagtgtgcagaacggcatctcagaacacacaactcgtcggtcctcgTCAcgcatagccgcaggaagtaggggtgctgaaggtgctgcaCCCCCTGAAAAAAAACGAAGAAGAAAATAATAATACAGGACTAGCCTTTACTAGTCCACcccccgaagaattcaggctgttgtaGAGGCAAAGTGGGGTTCGAcacagtactagatgggtgtacctaataaactggccggtGAGTGTATCTAGGTAATAGTCTGTACAATGAACACAACAGCAAGGCCATTATCCTCAGGCCAAAATACCAGTTAGGTACTGAACTCCTAAAATCTCTATGTATAGCTAAATGATTCATAACAAAAGACCACAGTAATGGAATCCCCAGGGGGGTAAGACCAGAGacaggtgggttagggttaatgtagGAATCCCCAGGGGGATTAGACCAGAAacaggtgggttagggttaatgtagGAATCCCCAGGGGGGTAAGACCAGAGACAGGTGGGTTAATGTAGGAATCCCCAGGGGGATTAGACCAGAGACAGGTGGGTTAATGTAGGAATCCCCAGGGGGATTAGACCAGAGACAGGTGGGTTAATGTAGGAATCCCCAGGGGGATTAGACCAGAAacaggtgggttagggttaatgtagGAATCCCCAGGGGGATTAGACCAGAGacaggtgggttagggttaatgtagGAATCCCCAGGGGGGTAAGACCAGAGACAGGTGACTCACTGCATAGCAGCGTAGTAGAAGGTCCCGAACCAGACGCTGGAAGTCAGGAGATGGACAGGTATCATCACCTTCCCATACTGCTTAAAGGTCTTCTTGAACCTCTGGACCAGACCAATGGACTTGTCCTGCAGAGGGTCTATCTCTGGGGCCTCCGGCGGGGCCTCCACAGGCAGCTTGGAGGAGTCTGCCCCATAGACGGGCTCTGTTCCAGCTAGGCTGGGGGGATGGCTGGTTGGGTCCTGGTCCTCTGGTTGGAGCTTGGGCCGTTCTACTGCCCTGTTAAAAGCTGAGGTACTGACCCAGCGCTGGCCGGGCCCTGGGGTCAGGCGGCCTACAACACACACCGACGCGGCCAGGCGTGCCTCACACGCTGACAGGCCCACGACCCCTGACCGCACGTAGGCCATCTGCCGCAATGCACCCTGGGACAGAACACGATGCATCTCCTCCTCCCTGAGACGTTTGACCACAGAGCCTGCAGAcagcacatcatcatcatcagggtTTACTAATGACTATCAATTACAAGAGGAGTAATCATTATGTTGATAAGTATATATTAAGTTAGGAACTGCTATAATCAGAATGAAGAAACGTATCTGATGGTTTGATAAGACATAATACCAAAACATACCTCCAACTAGAGTAGGACAACCATTAATCCAGCACCTGAAATGAAAACGTCCAAATTAAAAAGACCGATAAACAACACAATCTAAACACAGAAGTTAAGCCACAACAGACTAATCCAGTAGCCACTAATGTGGATGATTCTCAGCAAAACAACCTAAAGTCCTGGTTGAACTAAgtttactagctaacgttacacacaGCCACATTCGGATATATAGCTAACAAGGCAAAtaaaaagctagctagcaagccaactaTAGTaagtagctagtcagctagctaagtagctagcaagccaacTAAGCAGCTAGCAAGCCAACTATAGTaagtagctagtcagctagctaagtagctagcaagccaacTATAGTAAggagctagtcagctagctaagtagctagcaagccaacTATAGTAAggagctagtcagctagctaagtagctagctaagtagctagctaagtagctagctaagtagctagctaagtagctagctaagtagctagctaagtagctagcaagccaaTTATAGTAAGTAGCTAGTcggctagctaagtagctagctagccaactatagtaagtagctagtcagctagcaagccaactaagtagctagcaagccaacTATAGTaagtagctagtcagctagctaagtagctagcaagccaactaagtagctagcaagccaacTATAGTaagtagctagtcagctagcaagCCAACTATAATAAggagctagtcagctagctaagtagctagcaagccaacTATAGTAAggagctagtcagctagctaagtagctagctaagtagctagcaagccaacTATAGTaagtagctagtcagctagcaagccaactaagtagctagtcagctagctaagtagctagcaagccaacTATAGTaagtagctagtcagctagctaagtagctagcaagccaacTACAGTAAggagctagtcagctagctaagtagctagctaagtagctagcaagccaacTATAGTAAGTAGCTAGTcggctagctaagtagctagccagccaactatagtaagtagctagtcagctagcaagccaactaagtagctagcaagccaacTTTAGTaagtagctagtcagctagctaagtagctagcaagccaacTATAGTaagtagctagtcagctagcaagCCAACTATAATAAggagctagtcagctagctagccaactataataaggagctagtcagctagctaagtagctagcaagcaaactATAGTAAggagctagtcagctagctaagtagctagcaagccaacTATATATAGTAAggagctagtcagctagctaagtTAGTATGTGCAAAGGTTAGCTACAGAACTTGCAAAACATCTAGTTTTATTTCtagagctaactagctagctggctgcctAGCTGTCACATACGCAGTGGCTTCTGTGTGGTTGACATTGGGGGAGTCTGGAGGACGGCAAACTTCTTCACTTGTAAAAGCTTCCAGAACAATCCAGTGGAAACACGGGCCAGTTTTAGATATGGTTAACTAACGTTAGTTATCTGGCTAATGCCTGATTCTGACAGAAAGCCAACTTGGGTTGTTAGCTTGCTAGCGAAGTTAGCTAGCCGACACTTGGCAAAGTAGTAGTTGTGTATACATTTTGTCGTGAAGTTGTAAAACTACGTGACAAAGCTCACAGGTAATACAGGGAATACATACATTCAAATTCAAGAGGTTTGATCCAGTCAAAAGTGTTTTCTGTAGTTATATGAGCCATAAGTACATAGAATGACCGTCCTGTCAATAGAAGACCTTACAGCAGAGAGCGAGGGGGATCCGCGTGTCCTCGGACCGCGCAATGCATCATGGGATTCCGAGTTCATTTGTCGCGAGATTTGGTGTCTGTAAACTGCGTAAAAACAACCCTTCCCGACATGCCTAAAACCTTTCAGACACAATTTCCGTTTCTTTGACAGAGAAAACCTCTAGTCCAGCGGATATACCCACAGATCATTCCGTTTTATGTTGCAAGTATCAAACTTGGTACACTAACACTCAAATGTTacctttttttttgtaaatatagtcATCACATTCACTGCACTTAGCCTGTAATAAAACCTTAATAAGTCCATCTTTATGGAGCTAACTGCACATTCTCTCTTATATTCAATGTGATGTTTCTCTGTTCCTTGTTTCTCTCTTTTCTGTGCTGCAGATCTTTTAGCAAAAGCCTAATAAACTTGACATTAACTTGAATTGTCTCTCTTTATTTTACCTCACAAACAACATCACCTATAGTCTAGGTATAGTCCCCTGTatctcagttggtagcgcatggtgcttgcaataccagggttgtgggtttgattcccacggggtgaAGTACATAAGTGTATGCACTCACTAATGTACGTGGTGTTTGCTGAATGTAAAGCAAATTGTTTTTTATTATTGCCAGTATAACTTAGTAGCTTTGACGTGCATCGTCCAAACAGCGGCTGAAGGGCAAATATAATGGTGACGTCATCTTGCCAATGTGCAAACGCTCTCCATACCACACCAGCCCAATGTATAATGTATAATGCACCGTGTCGACGTCGCCGAGATGTATGTGTGCTGTCTGGGAAGAACTTATGGGGGTCATATTGAGGTCATTTTGACCATAGTCTAGCAGCTACGGGAAAGAATTATGGACTTTCTGATAGAGCCAACACACAGCTGGGGCATTTTTTAGTCTATAGTGCCAGCACAGATTTAGTCCATTACCCCCTGGCGGCCATTTCCAATATGGCGGCCATTCAGCTGCAGGGGGTCATATTGGACTAGATTCACTTGGCCATATCTCCACACACAATTGGTGCATACAGCCCAATGATGGCTTAAAATGTTTGAGGGGGTCTAGTAAAAAATGATCAAATGGCCCCAAAATGCCATATATACATATCCTTTAAACATTTAGTAGAAAATGGTGAAAGCGAGTTCCAAATTATTgctttttgtaaatattttcgtGGCTAGTTCCAATAGTTTACATGTAAACACTCTaaaaagttatatatatatatatatatattggtgtTCCCTGAAGTTTACTGATTGCAATGATATCATTTTCTTTGTGTCAATTTTAAGACAAATTACAGGAAACCTGCCCTGTACACGTCACTTTAGGTAAAATCCCATAGGAATGTATTATGTCCAGCAGAGAGACAGGTAACCCATTTTAACAAAATACTTTTTATGATGAGACCTTCCAGCCATTAGACAAAGGAAAAGTGTATAGAAAGATGTGTATCTATAGTTGCAGATTTATCCTGTTATACTCAGTGGTGGAGGGATAGTTTTGTCAGTCTTTGTTGTGTGCTTCCAAGTTAAGAGTAGTTTTATTTCCTATTTTCCATGTATATTTAATCATTACATTGACATTTCCTTATTTTCCTTATTTGAGATGTATTGATTTAATAGATTTATCATGATCACCTTTACCTTCTATGTTCTGCAACCTGCTTATTCATGTCTGCCCTGTTGCAGAACCACACACCAATCCAACGTTACCACGTCCAACCACAAGTCCTTAATAAATAACCAATCCAACTTTACCACAAGTCCTTAATAAATAACCAATCCAACTTTACCACAAGTCCTTAATAAATAACCAATCCAACGTTACCACAAGTCCTTAATAAATAACCAATCCAACGTTACCACAAGTCCTTAATAAATAACCAATCCAACTTTACCACAAGTCCTTAATAAATAACCAATCCAACTTTACCACAAGTCCTTAATAAATAACCAATCCAACTTTACCACAAGTCCTTAATAAATAACCAATCCAACGTTACCACAAGTCCTTAATAAATAACCAATCCAACTTTACCACAAGTCCTTAATAAATAACCAATCCAACTTTACCACAAGTCCTTAATAAATAACCAATCCAACTTTACCACAAGTCCTTAATAAATAACCAATCCAACTTTACCACGTCCAACCACAAGTCCTTAATAAACATGTGAACTTTGGAACTCACACATGTGGTGTAGTTATTCACAGTAGGATACCAGCCTGCCCTGCCACCAGCCTGCCCTGCCACCAGCCTGCCCTGCCACCAGCCTGCCCTGCCACCAGCCTGCCGTGCCACCAGCCTGCCCTGCCACCAGCCTGCCCTGCCACCAGCCTGCCGTGCCACCAGCCTGCCGTGCCACCAGCAGATGGTGGTCTCGCTTTCTTAAAATATAGGTCGATATTGTGTGAGACACTTCTGTGGTTTACAGGGGACACCTGGGAACCAGAGCTATTATTTTGCCTTTTGCACGTTGGATGAGGTGAAAACTCCCCCTGTAGAATAGAATAACTTTATTTTGTGGTAATGGCTGCCTGTCATGGTCCCCTATGAGGACAGTGGATGAGGTGAAAACTCCCCCTGTAGAATAGAATAACTTTATTTTGTGGTAATGGCTGCCTGTCATGGTCCCCTATGAGGACAGTGGGCAGGGGGAGGGCTGAGGTGGCGAAGCATAACCAGCTGGCATTAAAGAATATAGCCAGCGGCAACAGAATGATCATAAGTGATCCACATTTATATAGATGGGTTGTTCCACCAATTTCTggcttttgagaagtgtaacttgataaaaaaatatatataagtatTTCACCTAATTGTAATATTCTGtgataaagagcacatgttcttCACTTAATAAAAAGCTAAAAGTTttcagggttgacgatttcatcttaaatcagtcataaatccccttgtgacagggggaatggaagcttgttgtgtgcaacagggaggggcaattgaatgcaagcttcaccccAAACAATTACATTGTTAAAGACATTTCTGGCCTGTCcgtctatgggtaacagggttgacaatgGCCAAACACCAGGCAATGGCCATACACCAGACAATGGCCAAACACCAGACAATGGCCAAACACCAGGCAATGGCCAAACACCAGGCAATGGCCAAACACCAGGCAATGGCCAAACACCAGACAATGGCCAAACACCAGACAATGGCCAAACACCAGACAATGGCCAAACACCAGGCAATGGCCAAACACCAGGCAATGGCCAAACACCAGGCAATGGCCAAACACCAGACAATGGCCAAACACCAGGCAATGGCCAAACACCAGACAATGGCCAAACACCAGACAATGGCTTAACACCAGGCAATGGCCAAACACCAGGCAATGGCCAAACACCAGACAATGGCCAAACACCAGGcaaaccagctcacctgctttacTGTATGATTtcactattagatgttcaatgtttatttttttatatttaaaaaaggaatattttcaccatattaaaatgagagttcagttcatgtaAATAGGTCGACTTTAAAACGAGCGACAgacgtaaatgaatcaataaatcacatgaaataaatcaGAATCTTGGAAATGACTGCCAAATCAACAAAATAACTATGATTGTGAAACTTGgggattaagtgggttaaaatcttcctagaagtgacaaaGGGTTGACGGAGAGATGTAAAAATGATACATTATGGCACTGTAGCCGCCTTTATAAATGTGATTTATTGaatggtctatattaaagggcacttcatttcaTATTTTaagcttttaaaattcaatactgGTGGACAATTTCCcgcttaaaatatcaaagggacacaAAAAGGCACTCATTTGGTGGAACGACCCATGGGTCACTGCAGTAATATAAGGAAGTATATTATCAGTCTGGTTAAATACACCGCTGCATATAGTCTTTGATATGCCTTTAGATCATCATGTCTTGACATTTAATCAGACAGTGgaatgtcattagtaaagattgaaaaaaagtaaaggggcctagacagctgccctggggagttcctgattctaccagtaaggggcctagacagctgccctggggagttcctgattctaccagtaaggggcctagacagctgccctggggaattcctgattctatgttggagaggcttccattaaagaacactctgtgttctgttagacaggtaactctttatccacaatatagcagggggtgtaaagctaGACTAtaatcgataatgtcaaaagccgcactgaagtctaacaaaacagctcccataATATTTTATCGTCACTTtctctcaaccaatcatcagtcatttgtgtaagtggtgtgcatgttgaatgtccttccctgtaAACATGCTGTAAATCTGTTGCTCAtttatttactgtaaaatagcattgtatctggtcaaacacaaattttcccaaaagtttactaagggttggtaacaggcggATTGGTCGGCTATTTTAGCCAGTAAAGACTGGTTTGCTATTTTTGgatagcggaatgacttttgcttccatCCAGGCCTAAGGGCACACACATTTTTTAAGCTTCGATGaaagatgtggcaaatagaaGTGGTAATATCGTTCGCTATTATCCTCAggaattttccatccaagttgtcaggcttttcaacaacaacaacaacaaaaaaatcacctCTTCCACTCTGAATTTAATTTAAGGtgttccaaagctttttactgtcattctttatataatttatcttcgTTTTtttagtatagtttcttcttccTTTTGTTccgtttagtcacatgatttctcaaatTTGCAGTAGGTTTGCCAATCAGTTATTCAGCCAGacagtcttttaggtgccttttggcaaactccaagtgggctgtcatgtgccttttacagaggagtggcatccgtctggccactctacaataaaggactgattggtggagtgctgcagagatggttgtccttctggaaggttctcccatctccacagagaaactctggagctctgtcagtgtgaccattgggttcttggtcacctccttgaccaaggcctttctccccgattgctcagtttggccgggcggacagctctaaggagagtcttggtgtttccaaactccttccatttaagaatgatggaggccactgtgttcttggagaccttcaatgctgcagacattttttgatacctTTCCCCAGAcatgtgcctcaacacaatcctgtctcggagctctacggacaattccttcgacctggtttttgctctgacatgcactgtcaactatgagaccttatatagacaggtgtatggcTTTCcaaatgcacctgagctcaatttcaagtctcatagcaaagggtctgaacacttatgtaaataaggtatttcgttttttatttgttataaatgtgcaaacatgttaaaaaacctgttttgctttgtcattatggggtattgcgtgtagattgataaggaaaaaaaatatttaatacattttagaataaggatgtaacgtaacaaattgtggaaaagggaaagggtctgaatactttccgaatgcactgtagttacatacagtataatatacaGTAATTGTCTAATCTGTATATagttatacatactgtataatatacagtagttatatattcTGTATAAAGTTaaacatactgtataatatacagtagttatatattcTGTATACAGTTATATATACTGTAGTCATCTATTCTGTATACagttatatatactgtataatatacagtagtTATCTATTCAGTATAtagttatatatactgtataatatacagtagtTATCTATTCTGTATATAGTTATTCACactgtataatatacagtagtTATCTAGTCTGTATACAGTTATACATACTGTAGTCATCTATTCTGTATACagttatatatactgtataatatacagCAGTTATCTATTCTGTATATAGTTATACATACTGTAGTCATCTATTctgtatatagttatatatactgtataatatacagtagtTATCTATTCTGTATACagttatacatactgtataatatagAGTAGTTATCTATTCTGTATAGTTATACATACTGTAGTCATCTATTATGTATACagttatatatacactgtataatatacagtacttatctattctgtatatagttatacatactgtataatatGCTGTACTTATCTATTCTGTATAAagttatacatactgtataatatacagtagttatctattctgtatatagttatacatactgtataatatacagtagttatctattctgtatatagttatacatacagtataatacacagTACTTATCTATTCTGTATATAGTTAaatgtactgtataatatacagtagttatctattctgtatatagttaaatgtactgtataatatactgtagtcatCTATTCTGTATAAagttatacatactgtataatatacagtagttatctattctgtatatagttgaatgtactgtataatatacagtagtTATCTATTCTGTATATAGTTATACATACTGTTTAATATACAGTACTTATCTATTCTGTATATAGttaaatgtattgtataatatACACTACTTATCTATTCTGTATATAGTTAaatgtactgtataatatacagtacttatctattctgtatatagttaaatgtactgtataatatactgtagtcatCTATTCTGTATAAagttatacatactgtataatatacagtagttatctattctgtatatagttaaatgtactgtataatatacagtagtTATCTATTCTGTATATAGTTATACATACTGTTTAATATACAGTACTTATCTATTCTGTATATAGttaaatgtattgtataatatACACTACTTATCTATTCTGTATATAGTTAaatgtactgtataatatacagtacttaTCTATTCTGTATATAGTTAAATGTACAGTTCACAGACCATCCTCAGTTCCCCGTACAGACAGTGTGAATTACAAATTGTGGACTTTATGGAAATTATTGTTGACATGACTGACATGGTGAACTCCATGAAATATAATGTTTCCTGTATGTACTGTGGATTTCTGTAGCGATGTTCTCTGCACACGTAAATAAAATGCCTTATTGTCCAAGTATaacatttattcatttatttatttatataagcACTTGTGATCCATCCGGAAATGCCCAAGTGTCTCTTGTTTGAAACCACTCTGATATCTGAGATAAGCTTGTTGTGACAGACCGAGAGCTGTCAAGCAGCATGGCTGAGATGTCAACATAAAAGACAAACAGTGCAGGGTGTAAGGTCAATAAAACCCATATAGTGCCCTACCTTTAACCAAggccctattccccatatagtgcccTACCTTTAACCAAGGCCCAAGAGGTCAAAAACTCTGGTGGAAAGTTGTGCATTATCTAGGGAATTAGGATCCAGCCAAAGCCCTTCAGTGGAACAGAGTTTTGACCTTGTAGCAGAACGGTGAGTCTGAGCAGAGCAGCATCTTCCTGAAGGTGTGTCTTAGCTCTGCGCTGCGGAAGGCGTAGATGGCCGGGTCTATCACGGCGTGACTCATCAGCAGAACCAAATTCAGCTGGAACAGAGAGCGGTAGCACTCACAGTAAGGGTTCTCTACGCACaccatgaggaggaggagatggaggaagaaAGGCGCCCAGCACACCACAAACACCCCGAATAGCATGGTGAGCGTGAGAGCCCCCCGGAGGCTGCGGTGAGGCATGGCACTCCCGGGCAGCGCTGCAATCTTCCTGGCGTGGGACCGAGCCAGCAGGAACATGTGGACgtagaggaagaggatgaggagcagCGAGACGAGGAAGAGCACGATGAAAAAGATCTTGATGACCGTGGCGTCGCAGAACGCCACCATGACCGCCCCGGCGACGCCGCACAGCGCCCAGATCCCCGCCAGGGCGGCGGCGGCTCGCCTCATGGTCATGATGTTGTGGTAGCGCAGCGCGTGGAAGATGGTGACATAACGGTCCACAGCGATGGCCAGGAAGCTACAGATACAACCAATAAAGGACATGCAGAGCAGTGCGTCTATGACGTCGTCGACCCTCCGGACGGAGTCCCCTCGGGAGTCAAGTTGTCCGACGTCACTGAACACCATCATCAGGGTCTCCCAGGTcttgcagagggaggagacggtgTTGAACGTGGCCAGGCTACAGATAAACATGTACATCGGGGAGTGGAGGTTCTTGTTGCGCACCACGGCCAACACCACCAATAGGTTCTCACTGAGAGACACCATACCCAACACAAAGAACACCAGGTGGGGGACCTTCACCACCTGACAGTCTGTGTGGTTGGACGGGAGAGCTGAGCCATCATTCATCATGGAGACCACAGACAGTGTCAGAGCAACGTCCAACAGTAGATCAGAACAGGGTGTTTCAGATTAACGTCCAGAATAAATCAGATCAGAACAGGGTTTTTCAGAGTAACGTCCAGATCAGATCAGGGTGTTTCAGAGTAACgtccagatcagatcagatcagggtGTTTCAGAGTAACGTCCAGATCATATCAGaacagggtgtttcagagtaacgtccagatcagaacagggtgtttcagagtaacgtccagatcagaacagggtgtttcagagtaacgtccagatcagatcagggtgtttcagagtaacgtccagatcagaacagggtgtttcagagtaACGTCCAGATCAGATCAGAACAGGGTGTTTCAGAATAATgtccagatcagatcagatcagggtGTTTCAGAGTAACGTCCAGATCAGATCAGAACAGGGTGTTTCAGAATAATgtccagatcagatcagatcagggtgtttcagagtaacgtccagatcagatcagaacagggtgtttcagagtaacgtccagatcagatcagaacagggtgtttcagagtaACGTCCAGATCATATCAGaacagggtgtttcagagtaACGTCCAGATCATATCAGaacagggtgtttcagagtaacgtccagatcagaacagggtgtttcagagtaacgtccagatcagaacagggtgtttcagagtaacgtccagatcagaacagggtgtttcagagtaACGTCCAGGGTGTTTCAGAGTAACGTCCAGATCAGATCAGAACAGGGTGTTTCAGAATAATgtccagatcagatcagatcagggtgtttcagagtaacgtccagatcagatcagaacagggtgtttcagagtaacgtccagatcagatcagaacagggtgtttcagagtaacgtccagatcagaacagggtgtttcagagtaacgtccagatcagatcagaacagggtgtttcagagtaacttccagatcagaacagggtgtttcagagtaacgtccaaatcagaacagaacagggtgtttcagagtaacgtccagatcagaacagaacagggtgtttcagagtaACGTCCAGATCAGATCTGATCAGGGTGTTTCAGAATAACGTCCAGATCAGAACAGAACAGGGTGTTTTAGAGTAACGTCCAGATCAGa
The sequence above is a segment of the Salmo trutta unplaced genomic scaffold, fSalTru1.1, whole genome shotgun sequence genome. Coding sequences within it:
- the LOC115183953 gene encoding adrenocorticotropic hormone receptor-like, with translation MMNDGSALPSNHTDCQVVKVPHLVFFVLGMVSLSENLLVVLAVVRNKNLHSPMYMFICSLATFNTVSSLCKTWETLMMVFSDVGQLDSRGDSVRRVDDVIDALLCMSFIGCICSFLAIAVDRYVTIFHALRYHNIMTMRRAAAALAGIWALCGVAGAVMVAFCDATVIKIFFIVLFLVSLLLILFLYVHMFLLARSHARKIAALPGSAMPHRSLRGALTLTMLFGVFVVCWAPFFLHLLLLMVCVENPYCECYRSLFQLNLVLLMSHAVIDPAIYAFRSAELRHTFRKMLLCSDSPFCYKVKTLFH